A portion of the Vicingus serpentipes genome contains these proteins:
- a CDS encoding aryl-sulfate sulfotransferase — MKKSIIILFVSFALNFSLIAQLTVGTTLTTNNVSNGYTLFSPNFSFNTYLIDNCGRVVNEWSANFRPGLSVYLLEDGTLMRTGRGGNGFFTAGGVGGVIEHYDWDNNLLWTYEHSSSTFVQHHDIEVLPNGNVLLISFEKKNAFESIDAGRNPSLLNDNELWPEMVLEIQPLGIDSGVIVWEWHMWDHLIQDYDNTKSNYGVVKDHPELFDINYTPNGNDDWAHVNSIDYNPERDEIILSSRSFNEFWIIDHSTSSIESASHSGGNRGKGGDILYRWGNNNTFKGNVSDALLDGQHDVEWIPQGLKDAGSIMVFDNGNLRGYSSIKIINPLIDLSNNYILQSDTTYGPNVADWEYIAPNPTDFYSGTLSGANRLQNGNIMVCEGTSGKFTEIDTLKNIVWQYINPMTNSGITSQGDPILGVNTVFRSIKYDASYSGFDGKDLTPGLPIESNPDLSSCLSTNIQAENVDPFNLIYPNPFIGKVILDERIIGKEIIIYDVYGRIIYSSLITNKQIDLSYFDKGVYWIKVENNIQKVLKK, encoded by the coding sequence ATGAAAAAATCAATAATAATTTTATTTGTTTCGTTTGCTCTAAATTTTTCTTTAATAGCGCAATTAACTGTAGGAACTACTTTAACAACAAATAATGTAAGTAATGGATATACTTTGTTTTCGCCAAATTTTTCATTTAACACTTATTTAATTGATAATTGTGGTAGAGTTGTAAATGAATGGAGCGCAAATTTTAGACCAGGATTATCGGTTTACCTATTAGAAGATGGTACATTAATGAGAACAGGGAGAGGAGGAAATGGATTTTTTACTGCAGGAGGAGTTGGGGGTGTTATTGAACATTATGATTGGGATAATAATTTATTATGGACCTATGAACATTCAAGTTCAACCTTTGTTCAGCATCATGATATAGAAGTGCTTCCAAATGGGAATGTATTATTAATTTCTTTTGAAAAAAAGAATGCATTTGAAAGTATTGATGCGGGAAGAAACCCATCTTTATTAAATGATAATGAGTTATGGCCGGAAATGGTTTTAGAAATTCAGCCTCTTGGTATTGATAGTGGAGTAATTGTTTGGGAATGGCATATGTGGGATCATCTAATTCAAGATTATGATAATACAAAATCTAACTATGGTGTCGTTAAAGATCATCCTGAGTTATTTGATATTAATTATACACCTAATGGTAATGATGACTGGGCTCATGTTAACTCTATAGATTATAACCCTGAACGAGATGAAATAATATTGAGCTCAAGAAGTTTTAATGAGTTTTGGATAATTGATCATAGCACTAGTTCAATAGAATCAGCTAGTCATTCAGGAGGTAATAGAGGTAAAGGAGGTGATATACTTTATCGTTGGGGAAATAATAATACTTTTAAAGGTAATGTTTCAGACGCATTATTAGATGGTCAACATGATGTTGAATGGATACCTCAAGGGCTAAAAGATGCAGGATCAATAATGGTGTTTGATAACGGTAACTTAAGAGGTTATTCCTCTATTAAAATCATAAATCCTTTAATTGATTTGTCTAATAATTATATACTTCAATCAGACACAACTTATGGGCCTAATGTGGCTGACTGGGAATATATAGCGCCAAATCCAACTGATTTTTATTCAGGAACATTATCTGGTGCAAATCGATTACAAAATGGCAATATTATGGTGTGTGAAGGGACTTCAGGTAAATTTACAGAAATTGATACATTAAAAAATATTGTATGGCAATATATAAACCCAATGACAAATTCAGGAATAACATCTCAAGGTGATCCAATTTTGGGTGTAAATACAGTTTTTAGAAGTATAAAGTATGATGCTTCATATTCTGGTTTTGATGGAAAAGATTTAACGCCTGGGTTACCAATCGAATCTAATCCTGATTTAAGTAGTTGTCTTTCCACAAATATTCAAGCTGAAAATGTTGATCCATTTAATTTAATATATCCAAATCCATTTATTGGAAAAGTTATTTTAGATGAGAGAATTATTGGAAAAGAAATTATTATCTACGACGTTTATGGGAGAATAATTTATTCTAGTTTAATTACAAATAAACAAATTGACTTGAGTTATTTTGACAAAGGAGTTTACTGGATAAAAGTTGAAAACAACATTCAAAAGGTATTAAAAAAATAG
- a CDS encoding DUF4834 family protein translates to MQLLRTIAIIVIVYYGFKLLARYVFPFLLTRWVNKKMGQFQNQSQQQYRDAEQAKQFAKEHEGEVKIKTSKKTNSSTINDGEFVDYEEID, encoded by the coding sequence TTGCAACTTTTAAGAACAATAGCAATAATAGTAATAGTGTACTATGGTTTTAAACTTTTAGCTCGTTATGTTTTCCCTTTCCTTTTAACTAGATGGGTAAATAAAAAAATGGGACAGTTTCAAAATCAATCTCAACAACAATATAGAGATGCTGAGCAAGCAAAACAATTTGCTAAAGAACACGAAGGTGAGGTTAAAATAAAAACAAGCAAAAAAACAAACTCATCAACCATCAATGATGGTGAGTTTGTAGATTATGAGGAAATCGATTGA
- a CDS encoding RluA family pseudouridine synthase: protein MKKIAKLRLSTFDVAEPKELMTFLLETIKDKNRTKIKSMLTHRQFKVGNDVITQYNHPLKVGDKVTVSWDKGFKKVSFQGLTIVFEDDDIIVINKRSGLLSIGSAKEKKLTAYSILKNHVQLDNPSNSVFVVHRLDRDASGLMVFAKNRKAQLEMQSTWDKTALKRKYLVVAEGTFENDEDTITTYLKESKALIVYSYLHDSKDFKKAVSSYTVIKKNEYFTLLEATLETERKHQLRAQLKAMEHPILGDKKYDSTQNPIDRMAFHAKVLTFIHPTTHKEVTFETKVPDDFLMLFRIKYYEK from the coding sequence ATGAAAAAAATAGCTAAACTAAGACTGAGCACCTTTGATGTTGCTGAACCAAAAGAGTTAATGACTTTTTTGCTTGAAACAATTAAAGACAAGAATAGAACTAAAATTAAGTCGATGCTTACTCATCGTCAATTTAAGGTTGGAAATGATGTTATTACTCAATACAATCATCCTTTAAAAGTAGGAGATAAAGTAACGGTAAGTTGGGATAAAGGGTTTAAAAAAGTGTCTTTTCAAGGTTTAACTATTGTTTTTGAAGATGATGATATTATTGTTATTAATAAAAGAAGTGGATTACTATCTATAGGATCGGCTAAAGAAAAGAAATTAACTGCCTATAGCATCTTAAAAAATCATGTTCAATTAGATAATCCATCGAATAGTGTTTTTGTTGTTCATCGTTTAGATAGAGATGCTTCTGGGTTAATGGTTTTTGCAAAAAACAGAAAAGCTCAGTTAGAAATGCAGTCTACATGGGATAAAACAGCTTTAAAAAGAAAGTATTTAGTTGTTGCAGAAGGTACATTTGAAAATGATGAAGATACAATTACTACTTATTTGAAAGAAAGTAAAGCGTTAATTGTTTATTCTTATTTACATGATTCAAAAGATTTCAAAAAAGCAGTATCAAGCTATACTGTTATTAAAAAGAATGAATATTTTACTTTACTTGAAGCAACATTAGAAACAGAAAGAAAACATCAACTAAGAGCTCAGTTAAAGGCAATGGAACACCCAATTTTAGGTGATAAAAAATACGATTCAACTCAAAATCCAATTGATAGAATGGCTTTTCATGCAAAAGTTTTGACATTTATTCATCCTACCACGCATAAAGAAGTAACTTTTGAAACCAAGGTTCCAGATGATTTCTTAATGTTGTTTCGAATTAAATATTATGAGAAATAA
- a CDS encoding tetratricopeptide repeat protein has protein sequence MSKHLKYFYFTFFILFSQFSLAENLDSLNQLLQISESDSIKIELLNTLSAVSKNDADSRLNYASRALELSKNNGTQIQIVNSYLSLSNVYQDIGDFNNSLDVLFKALSISDSIKDHELLGKTNNNLGNAYRGMGDVKKSEDFYNESIESYELSGSTQELGRTYNNLGLVYIKQEKLEDAIYAYEKSISVAKKFNDQKALANVLSNLGVAYYFKGEIDKTISYFEESLEIEKLIDNKLGVAISLSNIGELYLEKNNVNLALENLMRSIRYAKEVNAQDLLQHTYLIASQIYEKKKDYKLALDYYQYHSNLKDSLVGLEKSKYALELETRYESSEKEKKILELEKLKANQELELTEKKLTQNVLIASVLIFILLLVIFINRYNAKKKANETLSIYTSEIEEKNAEITDSIIYAKRIQAAILPPDKLIKKHLRESFVIYIPKDIVAGDFYWLEQKDDCVLFAVADCTGHGVPGAMVSVICNNALNRSVREYGLTDPGLILDKSREIVIQEFEKSDEDVSDGMDIALCSIVDNKLSYAGANNPLWVIRGNQIIEFKATKQPIGKYENSQNYLTNTIDIIENDIIYLFSDGFVDQFGGDKGKKFKTSQFKQMLLSIKHETMINQQKLILDTFNNWKGSLDQIDDVCILVVKIQNQSISS, from the coding sequence ATGTCAAAACATCTTAAATATTTCTATTTTACTTTTTTTATACTTTTTAGTCAGTTTAGTCTTGCTGAAAATCTTGATTCTTTAAATCAATTATTGCAAATATCTGAATCGGATAGCATTAAAATTGAGTTGTTAAATACTCTATCAGCTGTAAGTAAAAATGATGCAGACTCTAGGCTAAATTATGCTTCTCGAGCTTTAGAGTTAAGTAAAAACAATGGTACACAAATACAAATTGTTAATAGTTACTTATCTCTATCAAATGTATATCAGGATATAGGGGATTTCAATAATTCATTAGATGTTTTATTTAAAGCGTTATCAATTTCAGATTCTATTAAAGATCATGAGTTATTAGGTAAGACGAATAATAATTTAGGGAATGCATACCGAGGAATGGGGGACGTTAAAAAATCTGAAGATTTTTATAATGAATCTATTGAATCATATGAGTTATCAGGGAGTACACAGGAATTAGGAAGAACTTATAATAATTTAGGTCTTGTATATATAAAACAAGAAAAATTAGAAGATGCTATTTATGCTTATGAAAAATCTATTTCAGTTGCTAAAAAATTCAATGATCAAAAAGCTCTGGCTAATGTATTAAGTAATTTAGGCGTAGCTTATTATTTCAAAGGAGAAATAGATAAGACTATTTCTTATTTTGAAGAATCTTTAGAGATTGAAAAGCTTATAGATAATAAGTTAGGAGTTGCAATCAGTTTAAGTAATATTGGTGAGTTATATCTAGAAAAAAACAATGTAAATTTAGCCTTAGAGAATTTAATGAGGAGTATTAGATATGCTAAAGAAGTAAATGCTCAGGATTTGTTGCAGCACACTTACCTAATTGCTTCACAGATTTACGAAAAGAAAAAGGATTATAAATTAGCACTAGATTATTATCAATATCATTCAAATTTAAAAGATAGTTTAGTAGGGTTGGAAAAATCTAAATATGCTTTAGAACTAGAAACCCGATATGAATCATCTGAGAAGGAAAAGAAAATTTTAGAACTAGAAAAGCTGAAAGCTAATCAAGAACTTGAATTAACAGAAAAAAAATTAACACAAAACGTATTGATAGCTAGTGTATTGATTTTCATTTTATTACTGGTTATTTTTATTAATAGGTATAATGCAAAGAAAAAAGCAAATGAAACCTTAAGTATTTATACCAGTGAGATTGAAGAAAAAAATGCAGAAATTACCGACAGTATTATTTATGCAAAGCGAATTCAAGCTGCCATTTTACCTCCTGATAAATTAATAAAAAAGCACTTAAGAGAATCGTTTGTTATATACATACCAAAGGATATTGTTGCAGGAGATTTTTACTGGTTAGAGCAAAAAGATGATTGTGTTTTATTTGCTGTAGCTGATTGTACTGGCCATGGAGTTCCAGGAGCTATGGTAAGTGTTATATGTAATAATGCTCTTAATAGATCAGTGAGAGAGTATGGACTTACCGATCCAGGATTAATTTTAGATAAATCAAGAGAAATTGTTATTCAAGAGTTTGAAAAATCTGATGAAGATGTAAGTGATGGAATGGATATAGCTCTATGTTCAATTGTGGATAATAAATTGAGTTATGCCGGAGCTAACAATCCATTGTGGGTTATTAGAGGAAACCAAATTATAGAATTTAAAGCGACTAAACAACCTATTGGGAAATATGAAAATTCTCAAAATTATTTAACCAATACTATTGATATTATTGAAAATGATATTATTTATCTTTTTTCAGATGGTTTCGTAGATCAGTTTGGTGGAGATAAGGGTAAAAAGTTTAAAACATCACAATTTAAGCAAATGTTATTGTCAATTAAACACGAGACAATGATTAATCAACAAAAGCTAATACTTGATACTTTTAATAATTGGAAGGGTAGTTTGGATCAAATAGATGATGTGTGTATCTTAGTTGTTAAGATACAGAATCAATCGATTTCCTCATAA